Part of the Phalacrocorax carbo chromosome 9, bPhaCar2.1, whole genome shotgun sequence genome is shown below.
aaacaaacaggcAAATCATCTTCAGTTACGGTTCAGTTATTTTAAACCAAATTTACTTCATTTACAGTATAAACCGTGCTGtcatattttgaaaagctaCTTTCTGGCAGagagtttttcttcttgtaaaagaagaaaagagactttttcttcttgtaaaacaaaaaatataccAGCAGCAAAGCTAAAGACTTTGACCCTGCCTTAAAGTGATTTTTTGATAAAAGAAAGGCTGacactaccaaaaaaaaagagggaagatggTGAGGTGGACTGTGCAGAAGTTCTCTGTGGATTGCCTGCCTTCTTTCAGGAACAGAAAGATGAGAATCCATTCATCTTTGTCTTTCAAGTAAGTGGGACACAGAGTTAGGAGTTGAATCTGAGGTAAATCTAAGAATGCAACTGAATCACATTACATCAGCTAAAGGACCGGTCCTGCTGTCATTTACAGCAAAACCATATTCACGTGCATGGGTAGTGCTAACTAATTTTACgaatatttttaataggagacttttaaactctgttttaaagacatttaagtaattttaaattttgtgcaGATAGGATCCATTTAAAACCACAGATAATATAAAGTTTTTTTAACTGACGCTCTGTATTGAAGTGCACCTTCTGAAAGCAACAATCTATTTCGAGAAATGCATCCTGTGTTCGGTGGGCAGTTCTGAAACCTGCTGCAGTAGTTTATCACAGAGATTCCCTGCCTCGGCACATTACCTAAGGTATAACGCAGATGCATTAGACTAACTCTTCATTTCAGCAGTACGGTTTTAATTCTTATTAGCTCTCCAGATGACACAGGGGCTATAAAGTATTCTGATAGTTaccctctttcttctttttggacCACCACTGATCTTCTCAAGGAGTAAATTCTTGCtctggaagggggaaaaaatgcagccATCAAATTCATTatactcttcttttaaaatactgcttttgctATCAAATGTTAGCAAGTTCAGAGGGGTGTGTAGTTTTACGGGACAGATAAACCACCAATAAGTATCTGGATATTCCTGCTAACGTTTTGCAGTTTTTCATGAGCAGTCAGTCTTACCAACAATTAAAAAGCCAGTAATTTTCCACTATGTGGCACTTTATTATTGCCTGTGGTTGGGCAATAAGTGCTTCAAGTACACGCTAGTATAATGATATAGACTGGATGTTCCCCATCATGTGATACATggtaaaaatacacatatatttaaaaaaaaaaaagaagaaggaaaggaggaagaataagAGTTGGGGGGCAAGGAATCAGGAATCCTGCTTCTGGTACATCTTTCTATACTTTTGAGGTGACACAAGAACAGGAGCAAAAAATCTTTACAAGGGATTTtctaattccttttaaaaacgGCAGTTGGCGTCATTCCTGCTGTTTTGTTGTCTTTGCTTATTCCCTTCCAGATATCAACACTTCCCAGTGCAAAGTTCTGCTGAAAGGAGTTCAGCGCCAACTCTTCCTTTGTTTAAGTAGTGCCCTCAATAAAGTTTCTAAAAACCATTTGGTCTATAACATTTTTAATGGCAAACCTTTTAAAAACTGCCAAAAACTTCTTGGCAGAAGAGAAAGTTATGatgatgagaaaagaaaaaaaaaacccaacacaaaaaacccccctcTGACCATAGTTTACATAAGTGTATCCACATATTGTTGTATTTCATACAAGTAGTGAATTCTAATAAAGTCTGGAATAACACACACATGCTCAACACATTTTGTTTCAATTGTgtactatgaagaaaaacaaaaccaagccctAACCTGAAAATGGAAGGAGAGAAGAATTACATGTATAAAAGCAGAACACTGTATAAACAAGGCCATTAATTCTGCTATAAACAACTGACCTAACGTTGATTACATAAATAGAAAGTGTAATTCTAGCACGAGATAAATTGACCAAACACTTCTAGCCTCTATGCAGCCTtgatatgagaaaaaacaaacattttcaagtGTTACAGTGAAATCTGCCAAAATTGTCTGTTCTGTACTTCTCATGTTCATTAAACCCCAAATTCACAAGGCCTATCTCTTGCCCAACCTCAGTTATTTTGTCTGAGCTGTGCCAAAAGGGAACAGAGATGAAGTTGGCCAAGGGAGACATTCTTGGCTAGCCATTTATGCAAACTCACTTTGGGAAAACTTAAAtctaacattttaaagaaatccacGGATGCATAAATTATTCTTGTTAGGAAACAAAGCACTGCCGAAGCCTCTCTTTGTGAATTATTTGACCTTACGCTGTTCATGAGAGGAGAAAtactgtttctgaaataaaaagaatttcatGACTACTGGAGCTAACATTTCTGTCACTCAGGAAAATTCCTTACAATTGAACTGTTCCTGCTCAGGAAGATCGTATTTTGTTTAGTCTGTTTGGGAGTATTTTAAGACCGTAACTGCATTATGTGGAGTGTAAAGCAAACGAGATTAGGGAGCATAAGCGACGAGTGTGCTTGTACAGTAATAGCAACCCTGAAAATATGTCCCACTGCATAAGGGCCTCAGCTCACCAGCCACCAAAATTTACCCATGAAGGGTTCACCATTCTCACCCCCACGTAGGACTCATTAGGAAGCAAGGCACAGTTTTTCCAGTTAAAGATACACCTCATCCGGAGATGTGCTGCACTTGAGTTGCTACTTTCCCCTCGCTCCTGGAACTTCCTTCGTACCTCCCCAGCTACTTGGATTAGGGTACAACAGGTTGGGGTTTGCGTGGAAAAAAACTCAGAAGTTAAAATGCTTACAACCAACTAACTAATGCCAGAGAGAGATTTACCCGCAAATCTTTCAGACTTCTCTGAAATTTAAATCAGTAAAAATCAACACCTCTGTATTCTGGACTTGCACAATTAttaagcaaaactgaaaaggaaaattgcaTTAGCAAGGTTGCCTCCTCTTgggagggcttttttttccagtcaatTTACAGTGTTATCAGGAATATCAAGCATGACAATTTCTATTACGCCAAACATACTATACTGAATTAAACAATCTGTATTTACTGCCTGAAGTTGAAGACAGGTACCAGACCTATCATAACCCATCCTAATAATCACCACTGTCAtccagatatttaaaaatatcagctgGCAAAGAATGATGCATTTAACGTTGCTCACTGTAACTGAAGttggaataaaatgaaatttatgaGTGACTAGCTTCaggatttcattaaaattagGAAGCCAGAGATGGCAACTTCTTTAACAAGGAGTCAAATGTTTCCATCCCTGCTTCCCATTGGCCTTTCTTTGTACCGTCTCGGATCCTGCCACTGTAGCTGATAAGTAAAACTGGTGTTATTTCTACCCTGAGAGTGAAGTATTGCCCACtgcttcagtaaaataaatgttgctGGAAAACATAGTTGCTTTTAATTCTCCATTTGTACTGATACTGGtgtcagaaaacacagctgaactTCCCTCCTTTTAACCCCTACGCTTGGTAATGGTTGACACTTCAGGCTTCAGTAAATATACAACCTACATATAAGTGGGTTTCAGACTTTTAAATTGTGTGTTGTAAACTCTCTGCGTGCAAGTCTTTCTGGATGCCAACACCACTTCTTCTGACCATCTAGTCAAGTTGCAAGGTGCAGAAAAGGCAGACTCAAATGGAAAGTACCTGTCCCCTGCAAGGAAAAGTCTgaactgaaggggaaaaatctCCAAAACCTCTGTGGCCAGAAGTTGTAGAAACTATACTTGTGCACTATGGTAGAAACCTCCAAAAGTCCCTCATCTTACTACTCCCACTGTCCCCTCTACATTTTCCACAtatatggagaagaaaaagagttttCAGGGCTGGAGAGGAGAGTATAAACTCTCTATCTTGCCCTATAAACAGAGCCTGTTCCCAAGACTTCCCATATGTCGGCATATTGATATATGGAGAGTTCTGCCAAAGACAGGaaaattcttcctctttcttccctctcttaaCCCAGTATACATTTATCATGATTTATAGATTCATATCTTTGTATGTATCAGCAGTATTTACACACAGTTAGCATCTACAGAGGGTTGTACACTTTGCATGTAAGACAGTTTCTGGACTCGTTTTACCCTTAAGAAACGCATCTACTATTCGCAGGGTACTGCAGATGTCCCACAGCTTTGCAAGCATGAACATCTGTCACCGAAACAAACCAATCAACCTGTTTCTTTCCCATTATTCATGAGCAcacaggccttttttttttttttttttttttttccctgacctGCTAATGTAATTTGGGTTTTACTGTGGTTGCGCTAAGGAATGCAGGCTGGCTCCTTGGAAGGAGAAGTCAGTAGGAACTGTGACGCTGCCTCATCTGCTCTGTGGCAGGGAAAAGCAGGGGAGAAGCTTCCCCGAGAGCTGCGAGCGCACGGCAGCTCACGCGGGTCCCGGCGAGGCGCTGGCTCCGAGGGCATCGGGCAGCACTGACGGCCTAGGGCGttcccagcaggcagggcttcGTGGAAGCGCAGCCTGGAATTGCGCAGGCGTTACAGCCCCTGGGGCATTTTGTCCGAGGCCCTTCCACGGGAGAAGTGGGAACGAGCTGCTGGCGGGCAGAGGGAATTCTGctggctgggggcagtgggaggATGAGGATGCACCCAGTTACCTGCTGGGCAGCCCACGGTCGGCCGCGTCGGTCATTTATGACTTAATCCGGATGGCAGTAAGTGACCTAAAAGATCTGGTCTACTTTACCTCTCCTTTATGAAGTCTCAAATAGCTAATTTTTagagctattttttttctgctcttactTTTCCAGAGagacaaaaataacaaaaccagcCACAAAACCAGATACcattgtatttctctttttaaggtGTAGTAATATACAGTGAGGCGGCGACCAGGGCGATTCTCCTGGATCTCGGCAGAACATTTGCTCATGCACGTTACCAGCTGTTTCACCTCTAATTAAAAAGATCTGGAGTTGGCTATGCTGCAGCTAGATATGATTACTGTTTAGTACCTAACAGTCTGTTTTAATCCATGCATGAGCAGCTTTTTCCCCTGAATTAGTAGTGAtgaatggagaaaagaaaaatggccaGCATTCACTAATGATTACCTACCATTTAAGTATATATGTTGCCGATGACAACGCAGTACGTATGCTTCATTCTGAAATATTGCTATAGGCCAAAGATTTAGAGGGGTGCTCTTATAGTCTTCAAAATGGTATTATGAAAGTAAATTACTTATGAATAATAAGAAAACTAACAGCATTATCTGGCATAAATAGGAAAGTACACCATctggtgtttttaaaatgaaaacctttGATGGTAATTACTCAGAATGCAACACGAGTTTCCAAAAATTTGGATTTTTGGCATGATTCTCTCTAGAAATTTAGCACTCACATAAGTAATTAGGACTATAAATCTTACACTGGTTTGATTATGAACAATGAATCATTGTCTCACAATTACAGCAGAAGAGGCTGCCAAACATGTCCATTTATCGATATATGCTTACAGAGCACTGGTTTAGGGCAATCTTAAGTAAAGTATTATAACAATGTAAAATGAGATTTCATTATTTGCTCTAGAAGCATAAATTATGATCATTGTTATTGTTTTCCTGGCGCCTGAAGATGGATTTGGGATTGGACATTTAACTGATGTAATCTAAGATTAAGCAGCAGAGCCCTCTTTGGAGCCTCTAGCCTGCAGAAAAAGTCTAGCTGGAGTTATTAAAGTCCTTGTACACTCAAGAGCAAGATGTGTAGCTTGCTGTATTTATTATAGGCGATGTGTAAAATAGGTTTTCAATACAATATAGTGCGCAACCTGAatagaggaagaagcagcatcAAGTCCTCCAAAATCCTTAAGCTAGAGAGGATTCCTTAGAGCAAGTGGTCTGGACGTAAATTTTTTAAGGTGTTTAGGCACCGCTGCACTccgtttttggttttgggtttggttttttgttttggtttggtttaaagCATCTAAGTAGCTGAACAGTGAATTGTCACTGGACCTGAATCATCTTTCAAATTGGGGCCCTCTTAGGTTTTGAAACCTTGTGCGAAGATCAGCACTGATTTTGCTTACATGCTCACTGTAGTTTGAAATGTGATTTGTTGCATTTCTCGAGCACATATATAGTTGTCATGCTTTGGGACAGGTGGTAAGACAAGGATTTCTACTTTCTATTTTTATGCGCTTTTCATCCATCCCAGGCATTATTTCTATATCTTTAACGGCAAGTTCACCTTTTTGACAAGTGTCCCTTAGGGTGATAATTTTTCCAGCAATAAGCACAATATTCTCCCTGTGGTTTCATAGTATCCCACGCAGCAGACAATACCCAGTTTCACACGCaacaaaaacaagcaagaaGCATGCACTCACCCACTTGCCCATGCTGGGATAGTCATGCTCCGGATCAAAAAGGTGTTGGTGCAGCTGGTATTCCCTGCTGAACTCCGCTGTGTCTGGGGTGTTTTCTAGACACCCATCATCAACTGCAAAAGTATGTTAGAAAGCATTGAGTGCTTAGTAGCCTTGAAACACACAATATATACCACATTAACCAGCAAACTTCTTAAATGCTattatggaattaaaaaaaaaaaattaagatgatGATGACTGGAAAAtgtcaggtattttttttttcttttaaaagcagtttgtcaggatatatttattttttttaaaaagcacaacttAATGAAACttcaaaactaaacaaaattattttccaagctGTCCccctcctttttgtttttcttttaaattagtgATTGAGTTTGATTTTGCATAGAAATGCATGTTATTCTAATTTAGAAGGGAAcactcttttcatttttaaatggccACAGGAAGTTGTAGAAGTGAGGCAATACTTTTGAAGCCCGCAGTAAAACAATGCTGTGAGCAAAGACAGCATTTCCTTCAATGAGTAGCTCTTCATGGAACTCCATTTCTGGTTTACTACCTTGTTCAAAATAGCTGAAAATCATTTATGCATCATAAGAtctcataaaaatataatgagaAAAAGTTTTACGCTGAAGATGCTTCTGCAGATTGGTAGCTAATCTGATGGGTCCAGAAACCTCCTTTAATCACAGTGGGTGGTTTTGCAGTGTCACATCAAGGATaatactctttaaaaaaatcagcttatGGACTTTTTACCAAAATAAATCATCTTTAGATTAAGCAAAGATTCAGCACCTCAAGGCCAGAGTAGTGTTTTGGATTGAGTCTCTCCCTGGAGCTCCCTCTGCTTTGTCAGCCTGGGGAGCTCGCGGTCCGAGTTCCTCTCAGGCGTACCCAAGGCGATCCTACTGCCCaaggcagggtgctgggcaccCAACCAGCTACACCTGCCAGAGCGCAGGCACTCCAGGGGACACACCTGTGGACTTCCCCTCCTGTCCTCGTGTCATCATCATGTAAAAAGATTTGCAGATGGTTTATCTTTTTCCCTTAAGATGTGGGAAACGGTAGAGACTTGACTTAAAAATGAGTTGATTCAATGAGCTGAGGAGGTTATTCTAAGTCCAACAGAtcctgctttctctcttttctccttagaatggagaaaaaataaagttgccAATaggaaacaggaggaaaactaaCCATACTGGCTAAGTAACTCCGAAACCACTAAAGTTAACTACCAgcacttaaaattatttcaggctCAGCAGGGACAGGGTCACCTCAAGAGAGAAGCAGGTGACAACAGATATGTGGTAGACCTTCTAGAGCGTCTGTGTCTTTTGGCAGAAAACACAAAGGACAGCTGGACATACGTGTGCCCTCTGCAACCGCTAATCCAAAAGTCTTCAAGCTCAAGTGCTCCAGGCTTATGTATTCCTGCTGTGGAATGCGCATATATAGACAGTGACtggaaaaattgttttccattaAGCAAATCCACAGACCTGATTGAGGAAGGCCTCCGGTAATTTGTATGCATAACACAGTCCCCACTTGAATTTCCATTTAAGgctctgaaaaacattttactctAATCCTAGTAGATACTATCTTCACTCACGGCGTACCTATGACAGAGCCATTTATCTGGGCAGGCAGCACTTCCCTGAGAATTCCCCCTGGGTTCAGATCTCACTGTATGAGCTTCGCTAACAACTTTTATTTCACCTAAGAAAGAAAAACGGAAGGGATTTTCAGTGGCATTTATCTGGATGCcaggtttttaatttatttacctAATCACTAACAGAAGTCTAGTGGGCAAGCACAGAAGATAGAAAGTCAGCGTGTGTGCTTGTATGTGTGAGAAAACCTAAACCCATCGTTTGCAACCTGTCAGACAACAACTATATTGAACAAAATGGAAGATTAGatattatttcagaagaaatgcaggCATTATCACCAAATGGCTTGTAACAGAAAACACGAAGGGAAGACTATTAGAGATTTTGCCGTATTTTTGAATGAAATCTAAAGAACACTGCAAACCTTTTcatgacaaatatttattttttgatcCGTTCTAAGCTAGCTagaacatttttaataagaacACAGACAACTGTTTTGCATTATCCAAACAACATAAAAGAAGACGAAACTGAAAAGATTTTGAAGGGATCTCTCAGCTCACAAATAAAAATTGAGGGAAAAATAGAGTGCTCATTCCCGCTTCCAGCTCCCAAGGCAGCCAATGGGTGTTTTACTACTACTTTCAGCACTGGAAGTCATTCCTCGGCTCAGATAACAGGGAAAAGACCAGTTCCCCAGGGGAATGTCTATATCACGCCCACGCAGGGCCGCTCTAGAGagccttcagcagcagccacccGCCCGGCTTGGCACGCGCGGCGCTGCAGGCGGCGGGACGGGCCAGGGTCTCGGGTACCACGCCGCTCGGGCACCTGAGGCGGCACTGCCAGAgccagcctgcaggcagcagccacgCAGCTCGCCATTGCTCCCACGGACACGCCCTCAGCCAGCTGTAAAGCCACGTGGGTTGGAGCCAAGGTATCTTAAATGTTGACTCATGGTCTGGGTTGGAGATCGGGGCGGACAGTTTCACTTCTCTTGGCACAATGGAAGTCTCTAAAATAAGGGTGAATCTCATCTGTACGCAACGATAACTTTTTTTCAGGGGCCAGCCTAAAAATGAATTCCCTCAGGAACAAGATGCCATCATAGATCTCACTATCTTCTACCCTGAGGGCAAGAGGATTTCTTCCGCCTGACCTTCTCTAGCAGTCTTACAGCGATACAGAAGGCGcacatatggaaaaaaataatctcaccTAAACCACCTGGAGCGCTCAACACTTTTGCTCCTGGGGCAGAGAATGAAAGGAAACACCCATTGCTGATCAAGCATCATATTGCCTAGTACAGCGCTGGAAGACTGGAAGTACGGTAAAGCCAGAGGTGTGAAGGCGACAGCAAAATTACCTGTTTTTCCAATAGGGCAGGGATTTGGAGGGTCAGGATATCCTTGATCTTCACTGAAATCCTTTGGCACGTTATCTCCCGTCAGCTCAGCCACAATGTTTGGGATATTGCCATAAGGACCCAAGTGCTGGAGACCCTCATGTGCACCACCTAGCAAAGATGATTTACACACACTGTCTTTTCACAAGATTAAAAGTGTAAGTGCCTTAGTTGCTTCAAGTAATCCAGActtagatttttatatatatacacatataattGTTATAGAGACAGATCCAAGTTTAGATTTCAAGCGCCTCTTTCAGAAACATAAGTTATCTGATTTAGGTCACAGGGTtaagtaatgaaaaatgaaaccagGAAACAGAATCAGCCACTTATTATTAATCTTAGCGttggttttttccttaactATGTAAGCTATAggttaaaaaatgcaaagaaacatgAGACAGTAATAGAACTTAATACATTTGCTACACAATCATATTCAGTCACCAATACCGTTACTGTTCATCGTAGCGACTAGTAATTGAAGAAGACATGGCCAGACAACATCATGGCAAGATGAAGTTAATGACTGCAGCATCTCCCTTTAGGAGACacggtagtgttgggctgacggttggccttgatgatcctaggggtcttttccaacctcagtggttctattctattctaaaagATTGGAGTGAAGCCCCTGAACATGAAAGCTGCTCCAGAAGAATCATTCAAGTACTCCTGTCCTAACTTACAAACAAATACTGTCAGCCTAAATAAGTTTTTATACAGCTAGGCATTGTAAGCTAACATGATGACTTTCAAAAATTGCTAACATAAGGTAGTCTTGACAAAGTCTGTATTCATTTCTACATTTAGAAGTGGTAGTTGAGTCAAATTGCctgtattttgcaaataatCAGTTGAAAGCTGGCGTTATAATACCAGAAGCAAATTagtctataaatatatatgtttcaATTTTATCTGCATGATGGACTAAAACCTAATAAATGTGCTAATTTTCCCCCCCCCTCAAGTACAAGCTTCTTATTCTGTAATGCAACGTTGAAGGAAAGTTTTACAGGTATGTAACAAACATAAAAGTAGCCCTGTAAAATCATATGCGTCTGTGTTCTATGAGGTTTTTCCCTTGTAGCTGACCATGAGCCCTGGTACTAAAACCAGAATAGCATTATACACGCTATGAACTTTATTATACATTTACAGTCCATAGTCAACACAAAGACGATACTGTAAGAACTGTATAGATTCACAATAATGCTATGGTGATGAGGTTAAAAAATGGATAACATACGTTTAATGTCATTTCATCCAACATCTAACGTAGAGcataaaatacttcttttgTACTGAGCTCCTTCACATGAAGATTGATTGCATATACGTACTTAAAAGCATCAGGTTATGATTCTGCTGTAAACTACAGAACCACATAATCAATACGTGTTTGAACATCCTGTATACAATGAGGTGCACTATGGGACGATCCATCAGATAGAAGCGTATCTACCTTGTATGTGGTGCAGACCTCTTGGCACCAAAGCTCCATccataaagaaaacacaggtaCTTAGCAGACTCCAGTGCGCTATATATACATGTAGGTTTAAACCGACTGCCAACAATTGCCTTGACTGAGTACAAAACAAtctttttatattaatataaaggATTGTTTCCTTTAGATATAAATGTCCAGGATCGTTTAagggtttttcctttctttccaaaagagcTGGAGACAATAGCACCTGCTCTGGTGCCATAATTTAGCACACTTGAGTGATTTAATAGCGCTTGCAAAGCTTATTCCTTATAAACTCTGATAAATAGTGCGCTCAGTAACGactgcaataataataatgaaatgctATGAATAAACCAAATAGGGGTATTATGCACAGTAATTCACAACTGCATTACTTCTGGTATTGTAATGATACTGATTAGAAGGAACATATTAGGATTAAATACACTTCAGCTACCACATCAAAATATCGTGATACAAACATACACAGTTAGCTACAAAAATAGTGTAAGATAGGCCTAGTGAACCTTGAGGCAGAGACGGAAAGGGACAGACAAGACTACTAAATAATGAGGAACTTTTCATAATTTTCTATCCAAGGGAAGCACGAGAGACACCAttgttaaattatttgaaactgGACTAGCAAAAATCCAGAACAGCACAGAGAACATGtttgtactgaaaaaaagatgggCTAGATAAATGTATGTTTTTCCCGTCTCTCCTTATTTCTTGTATGAACTGGCTTTTGTGTGCCACATACTAGCAAAATAACCCCAACCTTCCAGAACAGCCAGCT
Proteins encoded:
- the SCG5 gene encoding neuroendocrine protein 7B2 isoform X2, with protein sequence MRMTTALLCNMLFLLAFGLASAFSHSPRSPDRVSEADIQRLLHGVMEQLGIARPRVEYPAHQAMNLVGPQSIEGGAHEGLQHLGPYGNIPNIVAELTGDNVPKDFSEDQGYPDPPNPCPIGKTVDDGCLENTPDTAEFSREYQLHQHLFDPEHDYPSMGKWSKNLLLEKISGGPKRRKRSVNPYLQGQRLDNVVAKKSVPHFSDEDKGPE